The Spirochaetota bacterium genomic interval TTTTACTGGGGGGAAATTCCCAGGCACTAGTCGACATTTTTCATACCAAGGAGCAATCCAACCAGACCGTTGCGGTTTTTTACGCCCGTTTTTTGGAAAATATTATATACGTGATTTTTTACCGTATCATCGGTGATATCCAGCGCCCGGCTTATTTCGCGGTTGGTTGAACCGCCTGCGATCATGCCGATGATCTCCTTTTCTCTGCGGGTTATCCCGTACCTTTCGCAGAGCTGGCGTAGCGCATCGGGCGGAACACGGTTTTTCCCCGATAATTCCATGTTCTTTTTCCGGAAAATGCCGCTCGCCTGCTTCAACACGATGACTGCAATGAGCGCCGCAATCATTCCGGTGGCGGCGTGAATTCCGACACGGTATGCAAGGTTGAAGGAGAGTTTTCCTGAATTCCAGAGGAGAATTACGAGTCCGACTGTCAATCCGATAAAAACGCCGTGAAGTGAAGTCTTTTCGCAAAAATCCAGGATATGCGCGGATACGGGATCTCCCCGTTTCAAGGAATCCCCGCCCAAGGCGACGCGGAAAGCGGTAATCACCCTGTCCAAAGGCCATATGGCGAGTGCCGTAATCGGGGGAAATAACAGAATGAGAAGTAACGGGGAAAGTGCGACCAGCGAGAGGATGTCGCCTCCTTCAAGGTATATCGAGAATGCAAGCACCCCTAGCACAAGTTCAAGGATGAGGATAAGTCGGCTCATGGCTGAACGTACGATGACGCGAAAATTTGTTCAAATCATATTTATTTATGACCGCAGCCTGTACTCAGCAGACAGTGATAATTAATTGACTTTTGCTTGTCGTTCGGCAATGTATAAACAACCATTCAGCATTGCATGGGCCGGCGCTGAGTGTTCATTTCATGAGCCGTGTTCTGGTTGGTGACATTATAA includes:
- a CDS encoding LuxR family transcriptional regulator — its product is MSRLILILELVLGVLAFSIYLEGGDILSLVALSPLLLILLFPPITALAIWPLDRVITAFRVALGGDSLKRGDPVSAHILDFCEKTSLHGVFIGLTVGLVILLWNSGKLSFNLAYRVGIHAATGMIAALIAVIVLKQASGIFRKKNMELSGKNRVPPDALRQLCERYGITRREKEIIGMIAGGSTNREISRALDITDDTVKNHVYNIFQKTGVKNRNGLVGLLLGMKNVD